The following proteins come from a genomic window of Cryobacterium sp. GrIS_2_6:
- the nagA gene encoding N-acetylglucosamine-6-phosphate deacetylase, translating into MTPLISDATDQALSERGSAPSTPGPDTAPPMLLVGGTVIAPDAVYSPGWVEIGLGRIVAVGGGEPPRKPDFSFPGSTLAPGFVDAHNHGGGGYSFNDPGSAVAAAAIAATHRAHGTTTLMASLVTAPLDEFEHTVAALAALVEQGLLAGIHLEGPWLSLAHRGAHTEALLRTPDPESIGRILRAGRGTVRMVTIAPELEGGLAAVRQIVGLGAVAAIGHTDADYATTLQAIAAGATAGTHLFNAMRPLHHREPGPALALLENPAVFAELIADGVHLHPAVVRFITESPSRPVFVTDAMAAAGADEGDYKLGGLDVVVSDGEARLIDGTIAGSVLTLSEAVRYAVHTAGVALHVAVRAATQNPADMIGLADRGRLQAGNRADLIVLDAGLFVTATMQAGIWCKA; encoded by the coding sequence ATGACCCCGCTCATTTCGGACGCAACCGACCAGGCACTGTCCGAGCGAGGGAGCGCCCCGAGCACGCCCGGCCCGGATACGGCGCCCCCGATGCTTCTCGTCGGGGGGACGGTGATCGCGCCCGACGCCGTGTACTCGCCAGGCTGGGTGGAAATCGGCCTGGGGCGGATCGTGGCGGTGGGCGGGGGCGAACCTCCCAGGAAGCCGGATTTTAGCTTTCCCGGCAGTACCCTGGCCCCGGGATTCGTTGACGCACATAACCACGGCGGCGGCGGGTACAGCTTCAACGATCCCGGCTCCGCGGTCGCGGCGGCAGCGATTGCTGCGACCCACCGGGCTCACGGCACGACCACGCTGATGGCGAGCCTGGTCACGGCTCCGCTCGATGAATTCGAGCACACCGTGGCAGCTCTCGCGGCGCTCGTAGAGCAGGGCCTGTTGGCAGGCATCCACTTAGAAGGTCCCTGGCTATCCCTGGCGCACCGTGGAGCCCACACCGAGGCCCTGCTCCGCACTCCCGACCCCGAGAGCATTGGGCGCATCCTGCGCGCCGGGCGCGGTACTGTGCGTATGGTCACCATCGCTCCCGAGCTCGAGGGTGGCCTGGCTGCGGTGAGACAGATCGTGGGCCTCGGCGCCGTTGCCGCGATCGGTCACACGGATGCCGACTACGCCACTACCCTGCAGGCTATAGCGGCCGGGGCCACGGCCGGCACCCACCTCTTCAACGCCATGCGACCGTTGCACCACCGGGAACCCGGGCCGGCGCTCGCCCTGCTCGAAAACCCGGCCGTCTTCGCCGAACTGATCGCGGACGGTGTGCACCTGCACCCCGCGGTCGTGCGCTTCATTACCGAAAGCCCGTCCCGGCCCGTGTTCGTGACCGACGCTATGGCCGCGGCCGGTGCCGATGAAGGCGACTATAAGCTTGGTGGCCTCGATGTGGTCGTCTCGGACGGTGAGGCCCGCCTGATTGACGGTACTATCGCGGGGAGTGTGCTCACCTTGAGCGAAGCCGTGCGCTACGCGGTTCACACGGCTGGGGTCGCCCTCCACGTCGCCGTCCGCGCGGCCACGCAGAATCCAGCCGACATGATCGGCCTCGCCGACCGCGGTCGTCTCCAGGCCGGTAACCGTGCGGACCTCATCGTGCTAGACGCCGGTCTCTTCGTCACTGCCACCATGCAGGCCGGAATCTGGTGTAAGGCCTGA
- a CDS encoding GntR family transcriptional regulator produces the protein MTTNQAERPVLTEGPVSKQAQLRSILQEMVENTLAPHAAIPPERKLMTRYGVSRSTVREAIRQLVEEGLLYRVQGKGTFVGGKRVQSDLHLASFTEDMRRRGLVPATIVRSSAQIEAPLDVRAALGLGSGAQVQQIERLRLAGGIPMALERGYYPTALLPDLDRQDLTRSLYATLATEYGLRIDNAEQAVWAETADPGIAEILGIAVGAPLIVFRRTSSASSAAVEHITSWYRGDRYQIHMTLNLQHQP, from the coding sequence ATGACGACGAACCAAGCCGAGAGGCCCGTCCTTACTGAGGGTCCCGTCTCCAAGCAGGCCCAGTTGCGCTCGATTCTGCAGGAGATGGTCGAGAACACTCTCGCCCCGCACGCCGCGATTCCCCCCGAGCGGAAGCTCATGACCAGGTATGGGGTCAGCCGTTCGACGGTCCGGGAGGCGATCCGGCAGCTCGTCGAGGAAGGCCTGCTCTACCGCGTGCAGGGGAAGGGAACCTTCGTCGGCGGTAAGCGTGTGCAGAGCGACCTGCACCTGGCCTCCTTCACGGAAGACATGCGCCGACGCGGCCTTGTCCCCGCAACAATCGTACGCTCGTCCGCGCAGATCGAGGCACCTCTCGACGTGCGGGCGGCGCTTGGCCTCGGCTCCGGCGCCCAGGTCCAGCAGATCGAACGCCTCCGGCTCGCCGGCGGCATTCCGATGGCCCTTGAACGCGGCTACTACCCCACCGCACTGCTTCCCGACCTCGACCGTCAGGACCTAACCCGGTCGCTCTACGCGACGCTCGCCACCGAGTACGGGCTGCGCATCGACAATGCTGAGCAGGCGGTCTGGGCTGAGACCGCAGACCCGGGCATCGCCGAAATCCTGGGGATCGCCGTTGGCGCGCCCCTGATCGTCTTCCGCCGTACCTCGTCCGCGAGTTCGGCAGCTGTGGAACACATCACGTCGTGGTATCGAGGCGACCGCTACCAGATCCACATGACACTCAACCTGCAACATCAGCCCTGA
- a CDS encoding glucosamine-6-phosphate deaminase, which translates to MAEVVFIDSEAAAGTLVAASIRSLIMRKPDAVLGLATGSTPLSVYTALARSLDADPLDVSRVRGFALDEYVGLPAGHPESYRAVITRDVVVPLGLDPANIRVPNGDLATIETAGTDYEASIVAAGGVDVQILGIGRTGHVGFNEPGSSFASLTRIKTLTEKTRVDNARFFDSIDDVPIHCMTQGLGTIRRARHLILLAFGEEKADAIAAAVEGPVTSSKPGSVIQLHPHVTVVVDAAAASKLANLAYYRYAWANKHAWQGI; encoded by the coding sequence TTGGCTGAAGTAGTTTTCATTGACAGTGAGGCCGCGGCGGGAACGCTCGTAGCGGCATCCATTCGATCCCTAATCATGCGAAAGCCCGACGCGGTCCTCGGACTAGCGACGGGCTCGACGCCGCTCTCGGTGTATACCGCGCTCGCGCGGTCCCTCGACGCCGACCCGCTCGACGTCTCCCGGGTGCGCGGCTTTGCCCTCGACGAGTATGTCGGCCTGCCCGCAGGCCACCCGGAGAGCTACCGGGCCGTGATCACCCGGGACGTCGTCGTACCCCTCGGGCTCGATCCAGCGAACATTCGGGTTCCCAACGGTGACCTCGCCACGATTGAAACCGCGGGCACAGACTATGAGGCGAGCATCGTCGCCGCGGGCGGGGTCGACGTTCAGATTCTCGGCATCGGCCGCACAGGGCATGTCGGGTTCAATGAGCCAGGCTCGTCGTTCGCGTCGCTTACCCGGATCAAGACCCTGACCGAGAAGACCCGAGTCGACAACGCCCGGTTCTTTGACTCCATCGACGACGTGCCGATCCACTGCATGACGCAGGGCCTTGGCACGATCCGACGTGCCCGGCACCTCATTCTGCTGGCCTTCGGCGAGGAGAAGGCGGATGCGATCGCCGCGGCTGTCGAGGGACCCGTCACCTCGAGCAAGCCCGGCTCCGTCATCCAGTTGCATCCACACGTCACGGTCGTCGTTGACGCCGCCGCCGCCTCGAAACTTGCGAACCTCGCCTATTACCGGTACGCCTGGGCGAACAAGCACGCTTGGCAGGGAATCTAA
- a CDS encoding PTS glucose/sucrose transporter subunit IIB produces the protein MSIPTAVQVLGERRKSGPTSAGEKMSSKAEQILAGLGGAKNLVEIEACITRLRTEVADPSIVDEVALKAAGAHGVFRSGTIVQVVVGPEADNLAEDIEDLL, from the coding sequence TTGTCAATACCCACTGCCGTCCAGGTCCTCGGAGAACGAAGGAAATCCGGACCAACATCAGCAGGAGAAAAAATGAGCAGCAAAGCAGAGCAAATTCTGGCCGGTCTCGGCGGCGCCAAAAATTTGGTCGAAATCGAGGCGTGCATCACCCGCCTGCGCACCGAAGTTGCCGATCCCTCGATCGTGGACGAGGTGGCCCTCAAGGCCGCCGGCGCGCACGGAGTCTTCCGATCCGGCACAATCGTGCAGGTCGTCGTCGGCCCCGAGGCGGACAACCTCGCCGAAGACATCGAAGACCTGCTGTGA
- a CDS encoding PTS glucose transporter subunit IIA has product MRHSSAADVGSSPALAHSPLVVLAPVPGRAVGLEHVPDPTFAQAIVGPGAAIDPSHGIIDAIAPISGKLLKVFPHAYVILSPEGVGILVHLGIDTVELHGEGFTLRAKQGDQVSAGDVIVTYDVPAIQASGRSPIVPVIVLEQKAGNITLTEAVASGALLAAGDAFLTVAR; this is encoded by the coding sequence GTGAGGCACAGTTCCGCTGCCGACGTCGGGTCCTCACCTGCTCTCGCGCACTCACCCCTCGTGGTGCTCGCACCCGTGCCGGGCCGTGCAGTCGGCCTTGAGCACGTACCCGACCCAACCTTCGCCCAGGCGATCGTGGGCCCCGGCGCCGCGATCGACCCGTCTCACGGCATTATCGATGCAATCGCCCCGATCAGCGGAAAGTTACTCAAGGTATTCCCGCACGCGTATGTGATCCTCTCCCCGGAGGGAGTCGGCATACTCGTGCACCTCGGCATCGACACCGTGGAGCTCCATGGCGAGGGATTCACCCTGCGCGCGAAGCAGGGTGACCAGGTTTCGGCCGGCGACGTCATTGTTACCTACGACGTGCCCGCCATCCAGGCGAGCGGACGCAGCCCAATCGTGCCAGTGATCGTCCTCGAGCAGAAGGCCGGGAATATCACCCTGACCGAGGCGGTCGCCAGCGGCGCCCTGCTCGCAGCGGGCGACGCATTCCTCACTGTCGCCCGCTGA
- a CDS encoding PTS transporter subunit EIIC has protein sequence MSSTTAAAGTGRKFPGLGQLQRVGRSLMLPIAALPAAGLLLRLGQPDLLGAIPGFKVGGSVIASAGGALFDALPLLFAIGVAIGFAKKSDGSTALAAVVGYLVFKAVGEAMSPLVLGLPAEGAKQVLVNYSVLGGVLMGIVAALLWQKYHRISLPSYLAFFGGRRFVPIITAVVALALGVLLSFVYPAFANGLTGFGEFVSSNNIWGGFLYGTTNRLLIPVGLHHILNSVMWFVIGDFNGAHGDIARFFAGDPTAGSFMTGFFPIMMFALPAGALAIWQEAKPSQKKIVGGIMLSGALTAMLTGVTEPLEFSFMFVAFPLYLIHAVLTGSSLALVNALGIHDGFSFSAGTMDYVLNFGLAQKPLWLIPIGLGYAAIYYFLFRFVIRKWNLKTPGRGDDEIPDASVPDSASSTSV, from the coding sequence ATGTCCAGCACCACAGCAGCTGCCGGGACGGGACGCAAGTTCCCAGGACTCGGCCAGCTCCAACGCGTAGGCCGCAGTCTGATGTTGCCGATCGCCGCACTACCCGCCGCGGGCCTGCTCCTCCGGCTGGGCCAACCCGATCTGCTCGGGGCCATTCCTGGCTTTAAGGTCGGGGGGTCTGTTATCGCCTCGGCCGGCGGTGCCCTCTTCGACGCCCTCCCGCTGCTGTTCGCGATCGGTGTCGCGATCGGCTTCGCTAAGAAGTCGGATGGCTCGACCGCCCTCGCCGCTGTCGTCGGCTACCTGGTCTTCAAAGCTGTCGGTGAGGCGATGTCTCCGCTCGTGCTCGGGCTGCCCGCCGAAGGCGCCAAGCAGGTCCTCGTCAACTACAGCGTGCTCGGCGGGGTACTGATGGGCATCGTTGCTGCGCTTCTGTGGCAGAAATACCACCGAATTTCGTTGCCTAGCTATCTCGCCTTCTTTGGTGGGCGCCGGTTCGTCCCGATCATCACCGCAGTCGTTGCCCTCGCGCTCGGTGTTTTGTTGAGCTTCGTCTACCCGGCATTCGCCAACGGCCTCACCGGATTCGGCGAGTTCGTGAGCTCGAACAACATCTGGGGTGGCTTCCTCTACGGCACCACCAACCGGCTACTCATCCCCGTCGGCCTGCACCACATCCTCAACTCGGTGATGTGGTTCGTGATCGGCGACTTCAACGGCGCGCACGGTGACATCGCCCGATTCTTCGCCGGCGACCCCACGGCCGGCTCCTTCATGACCGGATTCTTCCCGATCATGATGTTCGCGCTGCCGGCCGGAGCCCTCGCCATCTGGCAGGAAGCCAAGCCGTCCCAGAAGAAGATCGTCGGCGGCATCATGCTCTCCGGTGCGCTCACCGCCATGCTCACCGGCGTCACGGAGCCCCTCGAGTTCTCCTTCATGTTCGTCGCGTTCCCGCTCTACCTCATCCACGCGGTGCTGACCGGATCCTCGCTCGCCCTCGTGAACGCCCTCGGCATCCACGACGGCTTCAGCTTCAGCGCGGGAACCATGGACTACGTCCTCAACTTCGGTTTGGCCCAAAAGCCACTCTGGCTCATCCCGATCGGGCTCGGTTACGCGGCGATCTACTACTTCCTGTTCCGCTTCGTGATCCGCAAGTGGAACCTGAAGACCCCCGGTCGCGGAGACGACGAGATTCCGGATGCCTCGGTTCCGGATTCGGCCTCGTCGACGTCGGTCTAA